The Acidimicrobiia bacterium genome window below encodes:
- a CDS encoding peroxiredoxin family protein, whose product MALALTGCGDTAQDRAPNFSLDNALGAPVALTDYSGTPVLLFFHMADGUPPCMQQIVDLEVDAGFQALGVELVSIAFDDGATQKQAAEAVGVVDTPMLVDADHSVSEAYDVLQWAVATGEPGHTFVLVDGDGGIAWLRDYGAQENGGSMYVEPQELVDQIDVALNG is encoded by the coding sequence ATGGCTCTTGCCCTGACCGGTTGCGGGGACACCGCTCAGGACCGAGCGCCGAATTTCTCGTTGGACAACGCCCTGGGCGCACCGGTGGCGTTGACCGACTATTCGGGAACCCCGGTCCTGTTGTTCTTCCACATGGCAGACGGCTGACCGCCGTGCATGCAACAGATCGTGGATCTGGAAGTTGATGCAGGGTTTCAGGCTCTGGGCGTAGAACTGGTCTCCATCGCGTTCGATGATGGGGCAACGCAGAAGCAAGCAGCCGAGGCGGTAGGAGTGGTCGATACACCTATGTTGGTTGACGCCGATCACAGCGTCTCGGAAGCCTACGACGTGCTGCAGTGGGCTGTTGCCACCGGCGAACCCGGGCACACGTTTGTGTTGGTCGACGGCGACGGCGGTATCGCCTGGCTTCGCGATTATGGAGCCCAGGAGAACGGCGGCTCCATGTACGTGGAGCCTCAGGAACTCGTCGACCAAATCGACGTCGCATTGAATGGGTGA